One window of the Triticum dicoccoides isolate Atlit2015 ecotype Zavitan chromosome 3B, WEW_v2.0, whole genome shotgun sequence genome contains the following:
- the LOC119277859 gene encoding PTI1-like tyrosine-protein kinase 1: protein MWRRCICCQAAEFDENENGHAKAKAKASTNNADGMRKGLKDSATVKAEPQDSAPSINIPVLSLDELIEKTDDFGAKALIGEGSYGRVYYAVLDNGTKMAVKKLDSTENEPISEFSTQVSLVSRLKHENFVDILGYCMERNLRIVAYEFATMGSLHDVLHGRKGVQGAQPGPPLNWMQRMKIAVDAAKGLEYLHEKVQPSIVHRDVRSSNILLFEDFKAKIADFNLSNQAPDMAARLHSTRVLGTFGYHAPEYAMTGQLTQKSDVYSFGVVLLELLTGRKPVDHTAPRGQQSLVTWATPRLTEDKVKGCIDPRLEGEYPPKGLAKLGAVAALCVQYEAEFRPSMSIVVKALSPLTLSRQTPPAPAAALDS, encoded by the exons ATGTGGCGTCGCTGCATTTGCTGTCAAGCCGCTGAGTTTGATGAGAATGAAAATGGGCAtgccaaggccaaggccaaggcctCAACAAATAACGCAGATG GAATGAGAAAGGGTTTGAAAGATTCTGCTACTGTGAAAGCCGAGCCACAAGATTCAGCTCCCTCTATCAATATTCCTGTTCTATCTTTGGATGAATTAATAGAGAAAACTGATGATTTTGGGGCAAAGGCTTTAATAGGCGAAGGGTCTTATGGGAGAGTGTACTACGCTGTCCTTGATAATGGGACAAAAATGGCAGTGAAGAAACTTGATTCTACTGAAAATGAGCCCATATCAGAATTCTCGACTCAG GTTTCCTTGGTTTCGAGATTGAAACATGAGAACTTCGTAGATATATTGGGATACTGTATGGAGCGTAACCTTCGCATAGTAGCCTATGAGTTTGCCACCATGGGGTCTCTGCATGATGTTCTACATG GAAGAAAAGGAGTACAAGGTGCACAACCTGGTCCACCACTTAATTGGATGCAGCGAATGAAAATTGCTGTTGATGCTGCCAAAGGACTTGAATATCTGCACGAGAAGGTCCAGCCTTCTATTGTACACAGAGATGTTAGATCCAGTAACATCCTCTTATTTGAGGACTTCAAGGCCAAGATTGCAGACTTCAATCTTTCAAATCAGGCTCCAGATATGGCTGCTCGTTTGCATTCTACTCGTGTGTTGGGAACCTTCGGTTATCACGCCCCAGA GTATGCAATGACTGGTCAGCTGACCCAGAAAAGTGATGTGTATAGTTTTGGGGTTGTTCTCTTGGAACTTCTGACAGGAAGAAAGCCTGTGGACCATACAGCGCCTCGAGGGCAGCAGAGCCTGGTTACATGG GCTACACCAAGATTGACCGAAGACAAGGTGAAGGGTTGCATAGATCCCCGGTTGGAGGGTGAATATCCGCCAAAGGGACTTGCAAAG CTCGGGGCGGTAGCAGCTCTGTGTGTGCAATATGAAGCTGAGTTCCGTCCAAGCATGAGCATTGTGGTGAAGGCTTTATCTCCCCTTACCTTGAGCAGGCAGACTCCACCTGCACCAGCAGCAGCTCTGGACAGTTGA
- the LOC119281840 gene encoding ETHYLENE INSENSITIVE 3-like 5 protein has protein sequence MEHGDGPGGPDPGGQQREEEISDSESGSESLEISDLKKRMWKDQMLLTRLEGRTGAKGVAPAPAAGASSSSSSGQEEPPDVRCRRKAMLRAQDGVLRHMLRMMEACNARGFVYGVIDEAGEPMSGSSDSLRGWWKENVSFDRAGPMGLAGPMGESPIALASSLHRLQDIQDSTLGSVLSALIQHCEPPQRSFPLERGLAPPWWPTGHEPWWGTQGEMQAHQGVPPYRKPHDLKKAWKISLLSAVIKHMSPRFDQMRKLVWQSKRLQQKMSAKESETWSKVLRQEEALSSRLKSSLRITPFDQEEEEEEEEEVKKKKVGKERDDDGLESVVRGAQDKRKREISRTGSSGGSGSELTIMPPDQLAAAITEESRSPIDELMKLYYGCMQGVESYGDREKDDLTPMHSVVLGNIDEVAQDVLFDIIGSCPEIDDVLRLMGE, from the coding sequence ATGGAGCACGGGGACGGACCCGGCGGTCCAGACCCTGGCGGGCAGCAGCGGGAGGAGGAGATCAGTGACTCCGAATCAGGCTCTGAATCGctcgagatctccgacctcaagaagCGCATGTGGAAGGACCAGATGCTGTTGACGAGGCTCGAGGGCCGCACCGGCGCCAAGGGCGTGGCGCCGGCTCCAGCTGCCGGCGCATCTTCCTCGTCGTCGTCGGGCCAAGAGGAGCCTCCCGACGTGCGGTGCCGCCGCAAGGCCATGCTGCGCGCGCAGGACGGCGTGCTCCGGCACATGCTCAGGATGATGGAGGCCTGCAACGCGCGCGGGTTCGTGTACGGCGTCATCGACGAGGCCGGCGAGCCCATGTCCGGCTCCTCCGAcagcctccgcggctggtggaaggAGAACGTGAGCTTCGACCGCGCTGGCCCCATGGGCCTGGCCGGCCCCATGGGCGAGAGCCCGATCGCCCTGGCCTCCTCCCTCCATCGTCTCCAAGACATCCAAGACAGCACGCTCGGATCCGTGCTCTCTGCGCTCATCCAGCACTGCGAGCCGCCGCAGAGGAGCTTCCCGCTGGAGCGCGGCCTGGCGCCGCCGTGGTGGCCGACGGGGCACGAGCCCTGGTGGGGCACGCAGGGCGAGATGCaggcccaccagggcgtgccaccgTACCGGAAGCCGCACGACCTAAAGAAGGCGTGGAAGATCTCCCTGCTGAGCGCGGTGATCAAGCACATGAGCCCGCGCTTCGACCAGATGCGCAAGCTCGTGTGGCAGTCCAAGCGGCTGCAGCAGAAGATGAGCGCCAAGGAGTCCGAGACCTGGTCCAAGGTGCTTAGGCAGGAGGAGGCGCTCAGCAGCCGGCTAAAGAGCTCGCTGCGGATCACGCCGTTCgatcaggaggaggaggaagaggaggaggaggaggtgaagaagaagaaggttgGGAAGGAGAGGGACGACGATGGTCTGGAGAGCGTTGTGCGCGGCGCGCAGGACAAACGCAAGCGCGAGATCTCTCGCACCGGCAGCTCCGGTGGGAGCGGATCAGAGCTGACCATAATGCCGCCGGATCAGCTCGCTGCTGCAATCACAGAGGAGAGCCGGAGCCCGATCGACGAGCTCATGAAGCTTTACTACGGCTGCATGCAGGGGGTCGAAAGCTACGGTGACCGGGAAAAGGACGATCTGACACCGATGCATTCCGTAGTGCTCGGAAACATAGATGAGGTGGCGCAGGATGTGCTCTTTGATATCATCGGGAGCTGCCCTGAAATAGATGATGTGCTGCGCTTGATGGGGGAGTGA